One region of Jatrophihabitans cynanchi genomic DNA includes:
- a CDS encoding murein hydrolase activator EnvC family protein → MIRSQLVAATIAAPVAATLLLVLPGASAARPGVHRHARAAGSPAAVSYAPPVAPLQVVRGFVPPSTQWGPGHRGVDLATSPGEPVRAAGAGTVSFAGRVAGRGVVVIAHAGGVRTEYEPVTPLVRAGATVLRGAAIGRVHGTHGGCAPGRCLHWGARRGDAYFDPLGLLRPLGPVRLLPWADSP, encoded by the coding sequence GTGATCCGCTCGCAGCTTGTCGCCGCAACAATCGCCGCCCCGGTCGCTGCCACGCTGTTGCTGGTGCTGCCCGGCGCGTCGGCAGCCCGACCCGGGGTCCATCGCCACGCGCGCGCGGCCGGCTCGCCGGCAGCGGTCTCCTATGCCCCGCCCGTGGCGCCGCTGCAGGTGGTCCGCGGCTTCGTGCCGCCGAGCACGCAGTGGGGGCCGGGGCATCGCGGGGTCGATCTGGCGACCAGCCCCGGTGAGCCGGTCCGCGCGGCCGGCGCGGGGACGGTGTCCTTCGCCGGCCGGGTCGCCGGGCGTGGCGTGGTGGTGATCGCGCACGCCGGCGGGGTGCGCACCGAGTACGAGCCGGTGACGCCGCTCGTGCGCGCGGGCGCCACGGTCCTCCGCGGCGCGGCCATCGGCCGGGTTCACGGCACGCACGGCGGCTGCGCCCCTGGCCGCTGCCTGCACTGGGGCGCGCGGCGCGGCGACGCGTACTTCGATCCGCTCGGCCTGCTGCGGCCGCTCGGGCCGGTGCGGCTATTACCGTGGGCGGATTCGCCGTGA
- a CDS encoding phosphatidate cytidylyltransferase gives MTDAEPKKSRAGRDLPAAIGVGVGLVALIVASLFVYRPSFAFIVGAAVVYGCYELSRAFGAAQLRPALAPLTVGSVAMLAAAWLRGPNGLVLALLITLCGVLIWRLGDGADGYLGDVGASAFILLYLPTLAGFAVLSAHADDGAARIIAFVATVICSDTGGYATGVFFGRHPLAPIVSKAKTWEGFAGSVLFCSASGILFLTLTFHQPWWTGLLFGLAIVVTATLGDLGESLLKRDLGIKDMGTVLPGHGGIMDRLDSLLPCAAVAYLLLSAFAPV, from the coding sequence GTGACCGACGCCGAGCCGAAGAAGTCGCGCGCCGGGCGGGACCTGCCTGCCGCGATCGGCGTCGGGGTCGGGCTCGTCGCGCTGATCGTCGCCAGCTTGTTCGTGTACCGGCCGAGCTTCGCGTTCATCGTCGGTGCGGCCGTGGTCTACGGCTGCTACGAGCTGTCCCGCGCGTTCGGCGCGGCGCAGTTGCGGCCCGCGCTCGCACCGCTGACCGTCGGTTCGGTGGCGATGCTTGCGGCCGCCTGGCTGCGCGGGCCGAACGGGCTGGTGCTGGCGCTGCTGATCACGCTGTGCGGCGTGCTGATCTGGCGACTCGGCGACGGTGCCGACGGCTACCTGGGCGATGTCGGCGCGTCTGCGTTCATCCTGCTGTACCTGCCCACCCTGGCCGGATTCGCGGTGCTGTCCGCACACGCCGACGACGGTGCCGCGCGGATCATCGCGTTCGTGGCGACGGTGATCTGCAGCGACACGGGCGGTTACGCGACCGGCGTGTTCTTCGGCCGCCACCCGCTCGCCCCGATCGTCTCCAAGGCGAAGACCTGGGAGGGGTTCGCCGGCTCGGTGCTGTTCTGCTCGGCGTCCGGGATCTTGTTCCTCACGCTCACCTTCCACCAGCCGTGGTGGACTGGCCTGCTGTTCGGCCTGGCCATCGTGGTGACCGCGACGCTGGGTGATCTCGGTGAGTCGCTGCTCAAGCGCGATCTCGGCATCAAGGACATGGGGACCGTGCTACCTGGGCACGGCGGGATCATGGACCGGCTCGACTCGCTGCTGCCGTGCGCCGCGGTCGCCTACCTGCTGCTGTCCGCGTTCGCACCGGTGTGA
- a CDS encoding helix-turn-helix transcriptional regulator, whose translation MPRSVMTLVGRKAELASLVGTLEHTTGGAPAVVVLDGDAGVGKTRLLSELVRKAHDRGVLTLIGHCVDLGDAPPPYLPFTEAFARLAAQDPSRSERLRTAFPAIARLLPRGTEPVAPGDRIDRGELFESVFGALALLAAEVPVALFVEDVHWADQATRDLLGFLFTRLRDEPIAIVASYRSDDLHRRHPLRPTLAQWSRLPIVDRVHLGPLPVADVRALVRAARGGAIRESEIRTIVSRADGNAFFAEELTAASDQYGDMGQLPWQLADVLLVRLDRLGQDAREVVRVAAVGGRRVGHDLLAKVIELTPTALEYALREAVDANILEPTPSGRGYTFRHALLAEAVYDDLLPGERVRIHAGYAAAFAAAPGRHTAELARHARASHDLLTAYRASVCAGEDAMSVAAPSEALQHLQTALELSAQLPEPPDDPAALLLALVDAGVAAGRGYRALRLARETLAGLPADAPDESRARVLYAVALAAAAGEVDMETFQGTAEALRLVPAEPPTPFRANLAAMHGRLAFLFGREVDAERWSREAVETARAAGVPGAAADAETTLALLARRADQPEEAAERLRAVADEAQRAGETAAELRSRYNLGSLYTEQGALAEAQEAYEHTARRASELGRPWAAFGLEARGMGGLIQYMRGDWDGALRTLDVGGQSPTPQAEALYASIELLVRVGRGEPDAMALAGELRPWWGRESRVALNATVAALESAAQRGDVDAALEAIGDAVELLSVLWQDPWFLARIRLSALGIAVFAAAVTAAPEAERAALVKRAQTLVEDGRTSAEKGVPSGRRLGIEAIAWQARLEAEWARLRWLAGVEPPEVDEHIALWQQAVEAFGYGDTVEQVRSRTRLAAVLRAAGRSTEAAEHASQARETARALGAGPLLAEIRRLGTTAARSAEHGTTGLTDREREVLALLVEGRTNRQIAQRLYISEKTVSVHVSNILAKLGVHSRNEAAAVARRDAALLG comes from the coding sequence GTGCCCCGCTCCGTGATGACTCTGGTCGGCCGCAAGGCCGAGCTCGCCTCGCTCGTCGGCACACTCGAGCACACCACGGGTGGGGCACCGGCCGTCGTCGTGCTGGACGGCGACGCCGGCGTCGGCAAGACGCGGCTGTTGAGCGAACTGGTCCGCAAGGCGCACGACCGCGGCGTGCTCACCCTGATCGGCCACTGCGTCGACCTCGGTGACGCGCCACCGCCGTACCTGCCGTTCACCGAGGCGTTCGCGCGCCTGGCCGCTCAGGATCCGTCCCGGTCCGAGCGGCTGCGAACGGCATTCCCCGCGATCGCCCGGCTGCTGCCGCGCGGCACCGAGCCGGTGGCACCGGGCGACCGCATCGATCGCGGCGAGCTGTTCGAGTCGGTGTTCGGGGCGCTCGCGCTGCTCGCCGCGGAGGTGCCCGTCGCCCTGTTCGTCGAGGATGTGCACTGGGCGGACCAGGCGACCCGCGATCTGCTGGGCTTCCTGTTCACCCGCCTACGCGACGAACCGATCGCGATCGTGGCGAGCTACCGCAGCGACGACCTGCACCGCCGGCACCCGCTGCGCCCGACCCTCGCGCAGTGGTCCCGGCTGCCCATCGTCGATCGGGTGCACCTCGGCCCGCTACCGGTCGCTGACGTGCGGGCGTTGGTCCGGGCTGCCCGGGGCGGTGCCATCCGCGAGTCGGAGATCCGCACCATCGTCAGCCGCGCCGACGGCAACGCGTTCTTCGCCGAGGAACTGACCGCCGCCAGCGACCAGTACGGCGACATGGGCCAGTTGCCCTGGCAGTTGGCCGACGTTCTGCTCGTGCGGCTCGACCGGCTGGGGCAGGACGCGCGTGAGGTGGTCCGGGTCGCGGCGGTGGGCGGCCGCCGGGTCGGGCACGACCTGCTCGCCAAGGTCATCGAACTGACGCCCACCGCGTTGGAGTACGCGCTGCGCGAGGCGGTCGACGCGAACATCCTGGAACCGACCCCGAGCGGTCGCGGCTACACGTTCCGGCACGCGCTGCTCGCCGAAGCCGTCTACGACGACCTGCTGCCGGGCGAGCGGGTGCGCATCCACGCGGGATACGCGGCGGCGTTCGCGGCCGCCCCGGGCCGGCACACCGCCGAGCTGGCGCGGCACGCCCGCGCCTCGCACGACCTGCTCACCGCCTACCGGGCGAGCGTGTGCGCGGGCGAGGACGCCATGTCGGTCGCCGCGCCGAGCGAGGCGCTGCAGCACCTGCAGACCGCACTCGAACTGTCGGCGCAGCTGCCCGAGCCGCCCGACGACCCGGCCGCGCTGCTGCTCGCTCTCGTCGACGCCGGCGTCGCCGCCGGCCGCGGCTACCGTGCGCTGCGGCTGGCCCGCGAGACGCTGGCCGGCCTGCCCGCCGATGCGCCCGACGAGTCACGTGCGCGGGTGCTCTACGCGGTCGCGCTCGCAGCCGCGGCGGGTGAGGTCGACATGGAGACGTTCCAGGGCACCGCCGAGGCGCTGCGCCTGGTACCGGCCGAGCCACCCACCCCCTTTCGCGCCAACCTGGCGGCGATGCACGGCCGGCTCGCCTTCCTGTTCGGCCGCGAGGTCGACGCCGAGCGCTGGTCCCGCGAGGCCGTCGAGACCGCTCGGGCCGCCGGGGTGCCCGGCGCCGCGGCCGACGCCGAGACCACACTCGCCCTGCTCGCCCGGCGCGCCGACCAACCGGAGGAGGCCGCCGAGCGGCTCCGCGCCGTGGCCGACGAGGCGCAGCGGGCGGGCGAGACCGCGGCCGAGCTGCGCAGCCGCTACAACCTCGGCTCGCTCTACACCGAGCAGGGCGCGCTCGCCGAGGCTCAAGAGGCCTATGAGCACACCGCGCGGCGGGCCAGCGAGCTCGGCCGGCCGTGGGCGGCGTTCGGGCTCGAGGCGCGCGGCATGGGCGGGCTGATCCAGTACATGCGCGGCGACTGGGACGGCGCGCTGCGCACCCTGGACGTCGGTGGCCAGTCGCCGACTCCGCAGGCCGAGGCACTGTATGCGTCGATCGAGCTGCTGGTCCGCGTAGGCCGGGGCGAGCCGGACGCGATGGCGCTGGCCGGCGAGCTGCGTCCCTGGTGGGGACGCGAGAGCCGGGTCGCCCTCAACGCCACCGTGGCGGCCCTCGAGTCGGCCGCGCAGCGGGGCGATGTGGACGCCGCGCTGGAGGCGATCGGCGACGCCGTCGAACTGCTCTCGGTGTTGTGGCAGGACCCGTGGTTCCTCGCCAGGATCAGGCTCTCGGCACTGGGGATCGCGGTCTTCGCCGCGGCGGTCACGGCGGCGCCTGAGGCCGAGCGAGCCGCGCTGGTCAAGCGCGCCCAGACTCTGGTCGAGGACGGCCGCACGAGTGCCGAGAAGGGCGTGCCCAGTGGCCGCCGGCTGGGCATCGAGGCGATCGCCTGGCAGGCGCGGCTGGAGGCCGAGTGGGCGCGGCTGCGCTGGCTGGCCGGCGTCGAACCGCCCGAGGTCGACGAGCACATCGCGCTGTGGCAGCAGGCCGTCGAGGCGTTCGGCTACGGCGACACCGTCGAACAGGTACGCTCCCGCACCCGGCTGGCGGCGGTGCTGCGCGCGGCCGGGCGCAGCACCGAGGCCGCCGAGCACGCGAGCCAGGCACGCGAGACCGCCCGCGCCCTGGGCGCCGGACCGTTGCTGGCGGAGATCCGCCGGCTCGGCACGACCGCGGCCCGATCGGCCGAGCACGGCACCACCGGGCTGACCGATCGCGAGCGCGAGGTGCTCGCGCTGCTCGTCGAGGGCCGTACCAACCGGCAGATCGCCCAGCGGCTGTACATCAGTGAGAAGACCGTGAGCGTGCACGTGTCCAACATCCTGGCCAAGCTGGGCGTGCACAGCCGCAACGAGGCCGCCGCGGTCGCCCGCCGCGACGCTGCGCTGCTCGGCTGA
- the rlmN gene encoding 23S rRNA (adenine(2503)-C(2))-methyltransferase RlmN: MGHLMTSLPLVFDAPRRGLPPRHLADLDAAGRRAAVTELGLPAFRADQLSRHYFARLENDPEAMTDLPAAARARVRDELFPPLLSEVRHQETDSGTTRKSLWRLHDGTLVESVLMRYPATAKRPERITVCVSSQAGCGMACPFCATGQGGLKRNLSTGEIVDQVVAAARAVAHGEIAGGPGRLSNVVFMGMGEPLANYNRLVAALHRLIDPAPGGLGLSRRSITVSTVGLVPAIGRLAEESLDVTLAVSLHAPDDELRDTLVPVNTRWKVAEVLGAADAYAARTGRRYSIEYAMIRDVNDQPWRADLLGDLLAPRLAHVNLIPLNPTPGSQWDASPKRVEQEFVRRLEARGVAVTVRDTRGREIDGACGQLAAQG, from the coding sequence ATGGGACACCTCATGACGTCCCTCCCACTCGTCTTCGACGCGCCCAGGCGCGGCCTGCCGCCGCGCCATCTCGCCGACCTCGACGCAGCCGGTCGCCGCGCGGCGGTGACCGAACTCGGGCTGCCGGCCTTTCGGGCCGACCAGTTGAGCCGGCACTACTTCGCCAGGCTAGAGAACGACCCGGAGGCCATGACCGACCTGCCCGCTGCCGCGCGCGCCCGGGTGCGGGACGAGCTGTTCCCCCCGCTGCTGTCAGAGGTGCGGCACCAGGAGACCGACAGCGGCACCACGCGCAAGTCGCTGTGGCGGCTGCACGACGGCACGCTCGTGGAGTCGGTGCTGATGCGCTACCCGGCCACCGCGAAGCGTCCCGAGCGGATCACGGTGTGCGTGTCCAGCCAGGCCGGCTGCGGCATGGCGTGCCCCTTCTGCGCGACCGGTCAGGGTGGCCTGAAGCGCAACCTGTCCACCGGTGAGATCGTCGACCAGGTGGTGGCCGCGGCCCGCGCCGTGGCGCACGGCGAGATCGCGGGCGGCCCGGGGCGGCTCTCGAACGTGGTGTTCATGGGCATGGGCGAGCCGCTCGCGAACTACAACCGGCTGGTCGCGGCCCTGCACCGGCTCATCGATCCGGCCCCTGGGGGGCTCGGGCTGTCCCGCCGCTCCATCACGGTCTCGACCGTCGGCCTGGTCCCGGCAATCGGCAGGCTGGCCGAGGAGAGCCTCGACGTCACCCTCGCGGTGTCGCTGCACGCGCCGGACGACGAGCTGCGCGACACCCTGGTGCCGGTGAACACGCGCTGGAAGGTGGCCGAGGTGCTCGGTGCCGCCGATGCCTACGCGGCGCGCACGGGACGCCGCTACTCGATCGAGTACGCGATGATCAGGGACGTCAACGACCAGCCGTGGCGCGCCGACCTGCTCGGTGACCTGCTCGCCCCGCGACTCGCGCACGTGAACCTGATCCCGCTCAACCCGACGCCCGGGTCGCAGTGGGACGCCTCGCCCAAGCGCGTCGAGCAGGAGTTCGTCCGCCGGCTCGAGGCGCGCGGCGTCGCGGTGACCGTGCGCGACACCCGCGGCCGCGAGATCGACGGCGCCTGCGGCCAGCTCGCCGCACAGGGCTGA
- a CDS encoding uridine kinase family protein produces the protein MTRAAPEGVIEAVARIAATRDGQTRWVGIDGCGGAGKSTLAASIAAAVPEAAVVHIDDFAGPRIAEWDWARFDAQLVQPLLAGRPAHYQRWDWDRDEGAEWHDVPPGAVVVVEGVSSTRREVHAPWALTVWVEASREVRLARALERDGEAMLARWLQQWMPSEDAYVARERPQQRVDLLVSGEG, from the coding sequence GTGACCAGGGCCGCGCCCGAGGGCGTGATCGAGGCGGTGGCCCGGATCGCCGCGACGCGTGACGGTCAGACGCGCTGGGTCGGGATCGACGGGTGCGGGGGAGCCGGCAAGTCGACCCTGGCGGCCTCGATCGCGGCAGCAGTCCCGGAGGCCGCCGTCGTGCACATCGACGACTTCGCCGGCCCCCGGATCGCCGAGTGGGACTGGGCGCGGTTCGACGCGCAGTTGGTCCAGCCGCTGCTCGCCGGGCGTCCGGCGCACTACCAACGCTGGGACTGGGACCGCGACGAGGGTGCTGAATGGCACGATGTGCCTCCCGGCGCGGTGGTCGTCGTCGAGGGCGTGTCGTCGACGCGGCGCGAGGTGCACGCGCCCTGGGCGCTCACCGTGTGGGTCGAGGCATCGCGTGAGGTGCGGTTGGCCCGGGCGCTGGAGCGGGACGGCGAGGCGATGCTGGCACGCTGGCTGCAGCAGTGGATGCCGTCCGAGGATGCGTACGTCGCGCGCGAACGCCCGCAGCAGCGCGTCGATCTGCTCGTCAGCGGCGAGGGCTGA
- a CDS encoding pyridoxamine 5'-phosphate oxidase family protein — protein sequence MHETPDELHALQSLLDHSFERASDHLKSIMEPQRRLGAERLVAELPCPAVLNIATVTKAGEPRISAVDGHFLHGHWYWGTAADSPKARHVAARPAISASYTPRDGFGVFCHGRAAVLDGAERQLVVDHFTDVYGRSPEEWAPGALYARIDATWLTAFAMTEEEQGATG from the coding sequence ATGCACGAGACACCCGACGAACTGCACGCACTGCAATCGCTGCTCGACCACAGCTTCGAGCGGGCATCCGATCACCTGAAGTCGATCATGGAACCGCAGCGGCGGCTCGGCGCGGAGCGACTGGTGGCCGAGCTCCCGTGCCCGGCCGTGCTGAACATCGCCACCGTGACGAAGGCGGGTGAGCCCCGGATCTCGGCCGTCGACGGGCACTTCCTGCACGGTCACTGGTACTGGGGCACCGCGGCTGACTCGCCCAAGGCACGACACGTGGCGGCCCGGCCGGCGATCAGCGCGTCGTACACACCACGCGACGGGTTCGGCGTCTTCTGCCACGGCAGGGCGGCGGTTCTGGACGGCGCCGAGCGGCAGCTGGTCGTCGATCACTTCACCGACGTCTACGGACGCTCGCCGGAGGAGTGGGCGCCCGGCGCGCTGTACGCCCGGATCGATGCGACCTGGCTCACCGCGTTCGCGATGACCGAGGAGGAACAAGGCGCAACGGGCTGA
- the pyrH gene encoding UMP kinase codes for MTGTGSAAPSSSGAYQRVLLKLSGEEFGGGRVGVDPDVVHSLARQIAEVVLAGTQVAVVVGGGNFFRGAELSQRGMDRDRADYMAMLGTVMNCLALQDFLEKEGIPTRVQTAIAMGQVAEPYIPRRAERHLEKGRVVIFGAGVGMPYFSTDTAGAQRALEIGCDVLMMGKRGVDGVYDDDPRTNPNAVRFDTMTYDDVLTRDLKVADSTAFSLCRDNGMPIVVFELSDGNIARVVRGEKIGTLVTGSA; via the coding sequence ATGACCGGAACCGGGTCGGCGGCCCCTTCCTCGTCCGGTGCCTACCAGCGGGTGCTGCTCAAGCTGTCCGGCGAGGAGTTCGGCGGCGGCCGCGTGGGCGTCGATCCGGACGTGGTCCACTCGCTCGCCCGGCAGATCGCCGAGGTCGTGCTCGCCGGCACCCAGGTCGCGGTCGTCGTCGGCGGTGGCAACTTCTTCCGCGGCGCCGAGCTGAGCCAGCGCGGCATGGACCGCGACCGCGCCGACTACATGGCGATGCTGGGTACCGTCATGAACTGCCTGGCGCTGCAGGACTTCCTGGAGAAGGAAGGCATTCCGACGCGGGTGCAGACGGCGATCGCGATGGGCCAGGTCGCCGAGCCGTACATCCCGCGCCGCGCCGAGCGGCACTTGGAGAAGGGCCGGGTGGTCATCTTCGGCGCCGGGGTGGGCATGCCCTACTTCTCGACCGACACCGCGGGGGCCCAGCGGGCGCTCGAGATCGGCTGTGACGTGCTGATGATGGGCAAGCGCGGCGTCGACGGCGTGTACGACGACGACCCGCGGACCAACCCCAACGCGGTGCGCTTCGACACGATGACGTACGACGACGTCCTCACCCGTGACCTCAAGGTCGCCGACTCGACCGCGTTCAGCCTGTGCCGCGACAACGGCATGCCGATCGTCGTGTTCGAGCTCAGCGATGGGAACATCGCGAGGGTCGTGCGCGGTGAGAAGATCGGCACCCTGGTCACCGGATCGGCCTGA
- the frr gene encoding ribosome recycling factor — protein sequence MIDETLFEAEEKMEKAVHVAREELGGLRTGRANASAFARLVVDYYGAPTPIPQMASVSVPEARMAIIKPYDASQLGAIERAIRDSDLGVNPTDDGTVIRVVFPQLTEERRRELVKVAKTKGEDAKVSIRSIRRHAKDSLDKLVRDGESGEDDVHRAEAELDKLTGKYTVLVDDVVKAKEAELLEV from the coding sequence ATGATTGACGAGACCCTCTTCGAGGCCGAGGAGAAGATGGAGAAGGCGGTGCACGTCGCGCGGGAGGAACTCGGCGGGCTGCGCACCGGCCGGGCCAACGCGTCGGCGTTCGCGCGCCTCGTCGTCGACTACTACGGCGCGCCCACGCCGATCCCGCAGATGGCCTCGGTGAGCGTTCCCGAGGCACGCATGGCGATCATCAAGCCGTACGACGCGTCGCAGCTCGGCGCGATCGAGCGGGCAATCCGCGACAGCGACCTGGGCGTGAACCCGACGGACGACGGCACCGTCATCCGGGTGGTGTTCCCGCAACTCACCGAGGAGCGCCGGCGCGAACTGGTGAAGGTGGCCAAGACCAAGGGCGAGGACGCGAAGGTCTCGATCCGCTCGATCCGCCGGCACGCGAAGGACAGCCTGGACAAGCTGGTGCGCGACGGTGAGAGCGGCGAAGACGACGTGCACCGCGCCGAGGCGGAGCTGGACAAGCTGACCGGCAAGTACACCGTGCTGGTCGATGACGTCGTCAAGGCCAAGGAAGCCGAACTGCTCGAGGTCTGA
- a CDS encoding tyrosine recombinase XerC: MATRARVDLVATRAALPGELGAAVDAFERYLRLERNRSGHTVRAYVGDAVGLLDHLAKLGGRRVGDLDLGMLRGWLAIQRNGGAARTTLARRAAALRTFSAWAHRAGLIDNDPAQLLASPRAHRSLPPVLAVDEAAAVMQAGADEPSALATRDRLIVELLYATGIRVSELVGLDLDDVDRERRVVRVLGKGAKERTVPYGLAAERALADWLRSARPALARESSGPALLLGARGGRLDPRAARAVVHARIAAVPGAPDLGPHGLRHSAATHLLDGGADLRTVQELLGHASLATTQIYTHVSVERLRAVYTQAHPRA, translated from the coding sequence GTGGCAACCCGCGCGCGCGTCGATCTCGTCGCGACCCGTGCCGCGCTGCCGGGCGAACTCGGCGCGGCCGTCGACGCGTTCGAGCGGTACCTGCGCCTGGAGCGCAACCGCTCGGGGCACACGGTGCGGGCGTACGTCGGCGATGCGGTGGGGCTGCTCGATCACCTCGCCAAGCTGGGCGGACGGCGGGTCGGCGACCTGGATCTGGGCATGCTGCGCGGCTGGCTGGCGATCCAGCGCAACGGCGGGGCGGCGCGCACCACGCTGGCCCGGCGCGCCGCGGCGCTGCGCACGTTCAGCGCCTGGGCGCACCGCGCCGGGCTGATCGACAACGACCCCGCACAGCTGCTCGCCAGTCCGCGGGCCCACCGCAGCCTGCCGCCGGTGCTCGCCGTCGACGAGGCTGCCGCGGTGATGCAGGCCGGTGCCGACGAGCCGTCCGCGCTCGCCACCCGCGACCGGCTGATCGTCGAGTTGCTGTACGCGACCGGCATCCGGGTGTCCGAGCTGGTCGGTCTGGACCTCGACGACGTCGACCGCGAGCGGCGCGTCGTGCGCGTGCTGGGCAAGGGTGCGAAGGAGCGCACCGTCCCGTACGGCCTGGCTGCCGAACGCGCGCTCGCCGACTGGCTGCGTAGTGCCCGACCGGCGCTGGCGCGCGAGTCCAGCGGCCCGGCGCTGCTGCTCGGCGCACGCGGCGGCCGCCTGGACCCGCGCGCGGCACGTGCGGTGGTGCACGCCCGGATCGCCGCGGTACCCGGCGCGCCGGATCTGGGCCCGCACGGGCTGCGCCATTCGGCCGCCACCCACCTGCTCGACGGTGGTGCAGACCTGCGCACCGTGCAGGAACTGCTGGGGCATGCCAGCCTGGCCACCACCCAGATCTACACGCACGTGTCCGTCGAACGACTGCGTGCCGTCTATACCCAGGCCCACCCGCGGGCCTGA
- the tsf gene encoding translation elongation factor Ts: MANFSAADVKKLRDATGAGMMECKKALEEADGDYERAIEVLRVKGEAKAQKRGSERTTSNGLVAAAEGAMIELASETDFVAKNEQFQTLAADIVTHFAGSSATDADTLRAETLKDGKTVAESVDALAAVIGEKLELRRAVKLDGKVATYLHKKSSDLPPQVGVLVQFTGDDAEAARGAAMQVAALRARYLTREDVPADVVATEKRVLEEKSRAEGKPDAALPKIVEGRLNAFFADNVLLEQESVREAKKTVKAVLDEAGVTLTKFAHFEVGQ; encoded by the coding sequence ATGGCGAACTTTTCCGCTGCCGATGTGAAGAAGCTCCGCGACGCCACCGGCGCCGGGATGATGGAGTGCAAGAAGGCGCTCGAGGAGGCCGACGGCGACTACGAGCGCGCCATCGAGGTGCTGCGAGTCAAGGGTGAGGCCAAGGCCCAGAAGCGCGGTAGCGAGCGCACCACGTCCAACGGGCTGGTCGCCGCCGCCGAGGGCGCGATGATCGAACTGGCGTCCGAGACCGACTTCGTGGCCAAGAACGAGCAGTTCCAGACCCTCGCGGCCGACATCGTGACGCACTTCGCCGGCTCGTCGGCCACCGACGCCGACACGCTGCGCGCCGAGACGCTCAAGGACGGCAAGACCGTCGCCGAGAGCGTCGACGCGCTCGCGGCCGTCATCGGCGAGAAACTCGAACTGCGCCGCGCCGTCAAGCTCGACGGCAAGGTGGCCACCTACCTGCACAAGAAGTCGTCCGACCTGCCACCGCAGGTGGGCGTGCTGGTGCAGTTCACCGGTGACGACGCCGAGGCCGCCCGCGGCGCCGCCATGCAGGTGGCCGCGCTGCGCGCCCGCTACCTCACCCGCGAGGACGTCCCCGCCGACGTCGTCGCCACCGAGAAGCGGGTCCTGGAGGAGAAGTCGCGTGCCGAGGGCAAGCCCGACGCTGCGCTGCCGAAGATCGTCGAGGGGCGGCTCAACGCGTTCTTCGCCGACAACGTCCTGCTCGAGCAGGAGTCGGTCCGCGAGGCCAAGAAGACCGTCAAGGCGGTGCTCGACGAGGCCGGCGTGACGCTGACGAAGTTCGCGCACTTCGAGGTCGGCCAGTAG
- the rpsB gene encoding 30S ribosomal protein S2, with amino-acid sequence MAVVTMKEMLESGVHFGHQTRRWNPKMKRFILTERNGLYIIDLHQTLSYIDRAFEFVKETVAHGGTVLFIGTKKQAQGSIAEQATRVGMPYVNQRWLGGMLTNFQTVFKRLQRLKELEAMEQADWEGTATKKEQLILQREKDKLERTLGGIREMSRVPSAVWIVDTKKEHIAVGEAHKLGIPVIAILDTNCDPDEVDYKIPGNDDAIRSAALLTRVIADAVAEGLVARANAAANAGRDEKPDAGASGGQLAADEPLPEWEQELLKTGGPTNTETPAPTS; translated from the coding sequence ATGGCCGTCGTCACCATGAAGGAAATGCTCGAATCGGGCGTCCACTTCGGGCACCAGACCCGGCGCTGGAACCCGAAGATGAAGCGCTTCATCCTCACCGAGCGCAACGGGCTCTACATCATCGACCTGCACCAGACGCTGTCCTACATCGACCGCGCCTTCGAGTTCGTGAAGGAGACCGTCGCACACGGCGGGACGGTGCTGTTCATCGGCACCAAGAAGCAGGCGCAGGGCTCGATCGCCGAACAGGCCACCCGCGTCGGCATGCCCTACGTGAACCAGCGCTGGCTCGGTGGCATGCTCACCAACTTCCAGACCGTCTTCAAGCGCCTGCAGCGGCTCAAGGAGCTCGAGGCGATGGAGCAGGCCGACTGGGAGGGCACCGCCACCAAGAAGGAACAGCTGATCCTGCAGCGCGAGAAGGACAAGCTGGAGCGCACCCTGGGCGGCATCCGCGAGATGAGCCGCGTGCCCAGCGCCGTCTGGATCGTGGACACCAAGAAGGAGCACATCGCGGTCGGTGAGGCGCACAAGCTGGGCATCCCGGTGATCGCGATCCTGGACACGAACTGCGACCCGGACGAGGTCGACTACAAGATCCCGGGCAATGACGACGCGATCCGCAGCGCCGCGTTGCTCACCCGGGTGATCGCCGACGCGGTCGCCGAGGGCCTGGTGGCCCGCGCGAACGCCGCGGCCAACGCCGGCCGGGACGAGAAGCCGGATGCCGGTGCCAGTGGCGGTCAGCTCGCCGCGGACGAGCCGCTGCCGGAGTGGGAGCAGGAGCTGCTCAAGACCGGCGGCCCGACGAACACCGAGACGCCCGCACCGACCTCCTGA